The DNA segment TCGCGATGGCGTCGCGGCGGGCGTCGGGCGCGGGCGGCGCCGCGCTGCCGGGCAGTGCCATGCCGAGCGCCTCGGCGACGCTGGCCATGGTGTTGGCGGTGTACATGCCGCCGCAGGAGCCCATGCCCGGGCAGGCGGCCTTCTCGATGGCGGTCAGCTCGTCGCGGGTGATCTTCCCGGCGGCGCAGGCCCCGACGCCCTCGAAGACGTCGATGAGGGTCAGGTCCTTGTCCCCGAGCCGGCCGGGCAGGGTGGAGCCGGAGTAGACGAACACGCTGGCCAGGTCGAGCCGGGCGGCGGCCATCAGCATGCCGGGCAGCGACTTGTCGCAGCCGGCCAGCAGGACCGAGCCGTCCAGCCGCTCGGCGAACATGACCGTCTCGACCGAGTCGGCGATGACCTCGCGGGAGACCAGCGAGGCGCGCATGCCCTCGTGGCCCATGGAGATGCCGTCGGAGACCGAGATGGTGCCGAACTCGAGCGGGTAGCCGCCGGCGGCGAAGACGCCCTCCTTGGCCCGCTTGGCCAGCCGGTCCAGCGAGAGGTTGCAGGGGGTGATCTCGTTCCAGGACGACGCCACCCCGATCTGCGGCTTGGCGAAGTCGTCGTCGCCCATGCCCACCGCGCGGAGCATCGCCCGGGCGGGCGCCTTGGCGTCGCCGTCGGTGACCTCGCGGCTGCGCGGCTTGACGTCGACGGTGCGGTCGCTGCTGGTGGGTCGGTCCTCCACGGTCGTCACGTCCGGGGATGGTAGGCCGCCGGGGCGCAGGTGCGGCCGGCCCGGGGGCCGCCGTCCCAGCATCTGGGAGGATCTGCGGTCGTGGCTGTCGCTCGCTTGCGCACGGGCCGGACCGTGCTGCTGCCCATCGTCTTCCTGGCGATCTGCCTGCTGCCGCTGGCGAACGCGACCCCGTGGCTGCTCCTGCTGCTGGTCGTGCCCGCCGCGCTGGCCGCGTGGGTGTACCGGGCGGGCGTCGACGTCGGGGACGCCGGGATCACCGTGCGCTCCCTGGCCGGCGCGCGCACCGTGCCCTGGGCTGAGCTCGCCGGCATCCGGGTCGGCAAGCGCAGCGACCTGTGGCTGG comes from the Modestobacter italicus genome and includes:
- a CDS encoding PH domain-containing protein encodes the protein MAVARLRTGRTVLLPIVFLAICLLPLANATPWLLLLLVVPAALAAWVYRAGVDVGDAGITVRSLAGARTVPWAELAGIRVGKRSDLWLVTTAGTQVRLPVLRARDLPRLAQLSGGRIPAP